Proteins encoded within one genomic window of Hermetia illucens chromosome 2, iHerIll2.2.curated.20191125, whole genome shotgun sequence:
- the LOC119650008 gene encoding vacuolar protein-sorting-associated protein 36, translating to MNRFEYQQAKLAEDEQFVSKDKAIKLYDGDEKTAYEDGEVVLTTHRLFWGRPGEIARGSTTLCLQLQYIVGLDEEVASSFVFGKKKRLILNLRPLLPGKLPGPMENSTAHFVKLSGRHGLDPAFMQAIRGTLEARIWLIPGDASGSNASPSRENAPRIQLRTGIGGIERAIEAKQKATDDSIAIAFQDLKALMAMAQDMVSISKSISSKIRERKGEISEDETVQFKSYLMSMGIDDPVTRESFTSNTEYFKSLARQICEMILDPMEEAGGMMSLADVYCRVNRARGLELLSPEDLLNACKFLDGPIKLRTFPSGAMVLQLESQDEEIIAKEVGEKVEEAKSLSVEDLAKILGISILLSKEHLLAAERLGIVCRDESIEGLRFYPNLFLR from the exons ATGAACAGGTTTGAATACCAACAGGCAAAGCTTGCCGAGGACGAGCAATTCGTCAGCAAAGACAAGGCCATTAAATTATACGACGGCGACGAGAag ACAGCATATGAAGATGGGGAAGTAGTGTTGACAACCCACAGATTATTCTGGGGTCGACCTGGAGAAATAGCTCGCGGCTCGACAACTTTGTGCCTTCAGTTACAATACatcgtcggcctggacgaggaagTTGCTAGTTCCTTCGTGTTTGGTAAAAAGAAGCGTCTTATTCTAAACTTACGTCCATTGCTGCCGGGAAAACTACCCGGTCCTATGGAGAACAGCACTGCCCACTTTGTGAAATTATCAGGAAGACACGGTCTTGATCCCGCCTTCATGCAAGCCATACGAGGGACGCTGGAGGCACGAATTTGGCTTATACCTGGCGATGCGTCGGGAAGTAATGCCTCTCCTAGTCGCGAAAACGCCCCAAGAATCCAACTGCGTACTGGGATTGGTGGTATTGAGCGTGCCATCGAGGCGAAGCAAAAGGCAACAGATGATAGCATTGCAATAGCATTTCAGGATTTAAAGGCACTCATGGCAATGGCGCAAGATATGGTCTCCATATCGAAGTCAATAAGTTCAAAGATACGAGAAAGGAAGGGTGAGATCTCGGAAGATGAAACTGTTCAGTTTAAATCGTACCTTATGAGCATGGGTATTGACGACCCTGTTACGAGAGAAAGTTTCACAAGCAACACGGAGTATTTCAAAAGCTTGGCAAGACAAATTTGTGAAATGATTCTCGATCCAATGGAG GAAGCTGGTGGTATGATGTCATTAGCCGATGTTTACTGTCGCGTAAATCGTGCACGTGGTCTTGAGTTACTATCACCCGAGGATCTTCTCAATGCCTGTAAATTTCTAGACGGTCCCATAAAACTACGAACATTTCCAAGTGGTGCGATGGTCTTGCAATTAGAGTCACAAGACGAGGAGATCATCGCCAAGGAAGTAGGAGAGAAGGTCGAGGAGGCAAAGTCATTGTCGGTTGAAGACTTGGCGAAAATACTGGGAATCTCTATTCTGTTGTCTAAAGAACATTTATTAGCTGCCGAACGATTAGGGATTGTATGTCGTGATGAATCGATTGAAGGTCTTCGATTTTATCCGAATTTATTTTTACGATGA